The window TGGGATGAATGCTTGAAATGCATTGCCATGGCAGAAGCAGAATCAGAAGTTCAGAACCAGGTGAAGATCAGTAATATCATTACCTATCTTATGGTTGGCTCTGTGGTGGCATCATTGAGGTTTTATCACATATATTCATTCGATTCACCTTCTTCTTATTATTCATCGTCATCTTCAATGATTCAATTCTCTCCCGAATCTACAACATGCATCAAATAAAAAGTTTCAAGACAAATAGAAGCAATCACTATCCACTTTAAGGAATGTTCCCTTGGTGAAGATGAAAGTTGGGCACTTCTATTCATGTAATCATAAAACAAATTACAACTTGAGTAGGTTCAAGCGAAAAAGAAACCCTTAAGTTATGCTTTTATTCAGATAGATGGACAAATCAAATCTAAAGATGGAAAATCACAAATGAAGATGGGAAAACAAATGTCAAAACTTGCACTTGTGAAATCAGAAAATAACAcaaatgaaaaattaaaataaaaacatctgGAATGATTAGGATCAAAACAAAATAGCATGTCATTGCCTTTCAACACATAATTTCTGATTTTAACCTCTTTTTAGCCACCACTGTTTAATCAAAAGAAAGACTAAACATAGGTCTTACAGAACAAAAATTGGTTGTGGCAGACTATACCTTGATCAATATTGGGCTTTCATGCTTCAAAAAGTTTAAAAGAATTTCATTGAACAGTTGGTAGGCAACTCACACCATCCTTAGATGTAACCTAATCTAATTAGAATGTAAACCGAATGTGATTaaataataacatcaaaatcaagaTCAACGGATTTTTCAGCTTAACAAAATCAAACTTGTAAAATCAGTAATACATGTGGAACCAAGAAGTTTATGTTGAGATTTTATGCACATATAGAGAAAATGAGATTATACCTGACCTAGACATAAGAGAGATGCAAAGCAATATCCCTATCTTCAACTGGTTCAACGATTTTTTTAGCAAATAGAAAAGGAGTGGGGAAGCATACATCTTCATTGCAACCAACAAAAATGAGATTATACACGACCTAGACATAAGAGAAAAAAGAGTGGGGAAGCATACATCTCTCTATCTACTTTTCGATCGAACACTTATGTGGAGGCGATGGAGCTCAGTGGTGGTAGATTCAATATTGTATAGCCTAAATCCAATGAAATTTTGTgaggattagggtttagatcaaaATATATGGAGTGGTCTCTTCGATTTAATGGGATTACACTTGACGACGAGCGGTTGAACATTATATGATTTCCTGATTTTACGGGATTCATTGAAATTGGAATTTAAGAATACACCGAGTTCTAAAACAGTTGAACTGGATCTACAACGTAAGGGCAGAACAGGAATTTCACATAGATGATTTGAGCAGGAAAATTAGATGGGAGGGTGCTTAGCTATTGCCACGTGGCAaaaatttacttatttattagattagggGATAACAAAGGGTGAGAAGGGTCATCTTTTTGTACCCCATTGGTAATGATATTCTTTGGTGGGCGATCCATTAACAAAACCAAAGCACGAGCAAGCTAAGACATCccccgatccatgatctccatcTCCATCAAAATCTCATTTAAGCCGTGATTGAGTCAACGAAGCCCCAATTTTCAAAGTCTGACGATAAATAAGAACATCATCTTTTTGGCCCAAGAGCATAGTTTATTTACTATAAATGGGCCATCAAAATGTTTCTTTCTTTTACATACTCAATCTCTATGCAAGAACATTGGCATTTATTTGATACATGGAACCAACCAAAAAGACTAATAAGTAGGTCTTCGAGATTCTCACCATAGAAAGTTCCCTTGCTTGTCTAAACAAAAAACATCTCAAATTGTAATTGCTTGTACGAAATATGGCCctatttttttcaagaaaaatgaaaaactaaCAAGCTTGAAGATTTAAATGCAAAAACAACAAAACCCATCGATTCATCAACAATTCACAATACAAAACCTCAAAGTTGAGAAATAATGTCGGGAAAAACAAAATCCCTCTATATCCGAAACTTATTCTTCGCTGGCATTTATCAAAAACGCCTTTTCGAAATCCTCAATTTATCAACGACTCAAGTAAAAGATTCGCCATCATCCTATACTTATATTATAAACCCAAAATTtgactccaaaaaaaaaaaattaagcaccACCAGAACCATACTTCTTTCCGAACACAATAACCTGAAGTTTATCATACCCAGCAAGAACACCAGCACCAGCCACAGCACGTAAAATGTTGGCACCAGCACCCTTGAAGAGTGACTTGGCGCCTTCATTTTTCAGAATTTGCGTGAAAGCGTCAAGAGAGCTTTTGTACTTGACAGCTTCACCTGACGTCATCATCATTCTTCTTCTGACTGTGTCAATCGGATATGATGCGAGTCCAGCACCATTAGTAATCAGCCATCCGAGACCAAAACTAGCAAAGAAACTATCCTGCAAATTTCCAGTCAAAAGAACCGGTTTCAAGGAATCATACATTCCGAAGTACAACCCACGATAAACAATGATTCCGACGCACGAAATATTAAACCCACGATATAACCCAGCAATTCCATCCGAAGCTAAAGTCTTCTTGTAAACATCCACCAACCCATTAAACTGTCTCTCTCCACCCTTTTTAGCAGCCTTCGCATCATTAGCCAAACGAGTCCTCGCATAATCCAAAGAGTAGACAAACAACAAGGAGGAGGCACCGGCGGCACCACCAGACCCAAGGTTTCCGGCGAACCACTTCCAGTACCCATCGCGATCTTTCTTGAAGTTAAACAGCCTCTTGAAGTAGTCTTTAAAAGCAAAGTTAAGTGCTTGAGTAGGGAAATAACGAATGACATTAGCTGTGTTTCCTCTCCATAAAGAACCGAATCCTTCTTCTTTGATTGTTCTTGAAAAACATTCTCCGATTCCTTTGTAGGGTTCGGAAAGACGACCGGTTTTGATCATTTCGTCTTGGTTTTGGATCAGGAGTTTGACTCGTTCGATTGGGGCGGCGGCGGTTTTGGAAACGGCGGCGGAAACACCGCCCATGAGGAAGTCGATGGCGAATCCGGCGAAGCCTTTTTCTGATGGGGCTTGGATGAAAACAGGGGAGGGGTTTGTGATTGCGAATCCACTGTTTGTGTAGTTTCCGTATG of the Lactuca sativa cultivar Salinas chromosome 6, Lsat_Salinas_v11, whole genome shotgun sequence genome contains:
- the LOC111877486 gene encoding ADP,ATP carrier protein 1, mitochondrial, with the translated sequence MADQNQHSSTISKFTTQLHLSQDLRSRYGSFQNPSTRQFTYGNYTNSGFAITNPSPVFIQAPSEKGFAGFAIDFLMGGVSAAVSKTAAAPIERVKLLIQNQDEMIKTGRLSEPYKGIGECFSRTIKEEGFGSLWRGNTANVIRYFPTQALNFAFKDYFKRLFNFKKDRDGYWKWFAGNLGSGGAAGASSLLFVYSLDYARTRLANDAKAAKKGGERQFNGLVDVYKKTLASDGIAGLYRGFNISCVGIIVYRGLYFGMYDSLKPVLLTGNLQDSFFASFGLGWLITNGAGLASYPIDTVRRRMMMTSGEAVKYKSSLDAFTQILKNEGAKSLFKGAGANILRAVAGAGVLAGYDKLQVIVFGKKYGSGGA